From Streptomyces asiaticus, one genomic window encodes:
- a CDS encoding UdgX family uracil-DNA binding protein (This protein belongs to the uracil DNA glycosylase superfamily, members of which act in excision repair of DNA. However, it belongs more specifically to UdgX branch, whose founding member was found to bind uracil in DNA (where it does not belong), without cleaving it, appears to promote DNA repair by a pathway involving RecA, rather than base excision.) gives MAGTKSPEDAYTAAPFVPEGADLGALREAAAGCHGCPLHRDTTQTVFGAGDPDARVVLVGEQPGDQEDRQGKPFVGPAGKVLDRALDEAGIDPDETYITNAVKHFKFTHVPERGKRRIHKPPSLRELSACGPWLEAELELIEPEVVVALGATAGKALLGSSFRVTKQRGTRLEGDPSGPARGALIVPTIHPSAVLRADDREAVYEGLVADLRVAAEVLG, from the coding sequence ATGGCCGGTACGAAGAGCCCCGAGGACGCGTACACCGCCGCCCCCTTCGTCCCGGAGGGCGCCGACCTGGGCGCGCTCCGGGAAGCGGCGGCCGGATGCCACGGCTGCCCGCTGCACCGCGACACCACGCAGACCGTCTTCGGCGCCGGGGACCCGGACGCCCGGGTCGTGCTCGTCGGTGAGCAGCCGGGCGACCAGGAGGACCGGCAGGGCAAGCCCTTCGTGGGCCCGGCGGGCAAGGTCCTCGACCGGGCCCTGGACGAGGCCGGGATCGACCCGGACGAGACATACATCACCAACGCGGTCAAGCACTTCAAGTTCACCCACGTCCCCGAGCGCGGCAAACGGCGCATCCACAAGCCGCCGAGCCTGCGCGAGCTCTCCGCCTGCGGGCCCTGGCTGGAGGCCGAGCTGGAGTTGATCGAGCCCGAGGTGGTCGTGGCGCTCGGGGCCACGGCGGGGAAGGCGCTGCTGGGCTCGTCGTTCCGGGTGACCAAGCAGCGCGGCACGCGGCTGGAGGGCGACCCGTCGGGACCGGCGCGCGGCGCCCTGATCGTCCCCACGATCCACCCCTCCGCGGTGCTGCGGGCCGATGACCGGGAGGCGGTGTACGAGGGGCTGGTGGCCGATCTGAGGGTCGCGGCGGAGGTGCTGGGCTGA
- a CDS encoding GNAT family N-acetyltransferase codes for MPLRCELDPETTPELLDSVCALWADVSNAGGAVGFVPPVVKDDIRPELIKHLAAMTEGRTRLLLGRDEDGAVAATAFFTFNTHRLMRHWCWLYTVMVHPSHQGKGYGRALMAAAEDAARGMDGIRGIRLTCRGGTGADLFYERCGYKEVGRVPGAIKVADDDFRDDVTMWLPLN; via the coding sequence ATGCCCCTGCGCTGTGAACTCGACCCCGAGACCACCCCCGAGCTGCTCGACTCCGTCTGCGCCCTCTGGGCCGACGTCTCGAACGCGGGCGGCGCCGTCGGCTTCGTACCGCCCGTGGTCAAGGACGACATACGTCCCGAGCTGATCAAGCACCTCGCCGCGATGACGGAGGGCCGGACCCGTCTGCTCCTCGGCCGCGACGAGGACGGCGCGGTGGCCGCCACCGCCTTCTTCACCTTCAACACCCACCGGCTGATGCGCCACTGGTGCTGGCTCTACACCGTGATGGTGCACCCCTCCCACCAGGGCAAGGGATACGGTCGCGCCCTTATGGCCGCCGCCGAGGACGCCGCGCGCGGTATGGACGGCATCCGGGGGATACGGCTCACCTGCCGCGGCGGCACCGGGGCGGACCTCTTCTACGAGCGGTGCGGCTACAAGGAGGTCGGACGGGTGCCCGGCGCGATCAAGGTCGCGGACGACGACTTCCGGGACGACGTCACCATGTGGCTGCCGCTGAATTGA
- a CDS encoding DUF4229 domain-containing protein encodes MSFTPSAAFRYTLMRLGIFVGSFLAIWALVYFRVLPSGLGSSNLFWVMLLALVVSAPLSWIVLRKQRDALAVEVAEKVDRAKERLAANQSQEDGV; translated from the coding sequence GTGTCCTTCACGCCGAGCGCCGCGTTCCGCTACACCCTCATGCGCCTGGGAATCTTCGTCGGATCGTTCCTGGCCATCTGGGCCCTGGTCTACTTCCGGGTGCTGCCCTCCGGCCTCGGCAGCTCCAACCTCTTCTGGGTGATGCTGCTCGCGCTGGTCGTCTCCGCGCCGCTCAGCTGGATCGTGCTGCGCAAGCAGCGGGACGCCCTGGCCGTCGAGGTCGCCGAGAAGGTGGACCGCGCCAAGGAGCGGCTGGCGGCGAACCAGAGCCAGGAGGACGGCGTCTGA